The Syntrophorhabdaceae bacterium genome includes the window CGATATCGATATCGACATCGCAACACACAGGAGAGAAGAGGTCATCCGGTACGCCTATGATACCTACGGAAGGGAAAATGCCGCCATGGTCTGTACCTATGTTACTTTTCAGGGGAGAAACGCGATCAGAGAAGTAGGAAAAGCCCTGGGGCTCCCCGCGCACCTGCTCGATAAAATGGCAAAGACCGTTTCTTCCTACGGCGGGGCAGGGGCCGTTGAATCCTTGAAGGAGGTGCCCGAGTTCAGGTCTTATCTCAATTCCCGGGCGTGGACATACTTTTCCACACTCTGTACGGCCATAGCAGACTTTCCGAGACACCTTTCCATCCATGTCGGGGGCATGATCATAACCCCCCGGCCCATTGCGGAAATCGTGCCTCAGGAACACGCGAGGGCCGAAGGAAGGATCGTCTGCCAATGGGACAAGGATGCGGTCGATGATGCAGGGCTTATTAAATTCGATCTTCTGGGCTTGAGAATGCTTTCCCTGATCGATGAAGCCAGAGAGCTGGTACGGCAACACCGGGGCGTCCCCATTGATTTTGACAATATGGATTTCGACGACTCTTGCGTTTATCAGCTTATCTGCGATGCTGACACGGTGGGGGTTTTCCAGGTGGAGAGCCGTGCCCAGATGCAGACCGTACCGAAAGTCCAACCGCGCTCTATCGAGGACATCACGGTCGAAGTTGCCATCGTGAGGCCAGGCCCTCTGCAGGGTAACATGGTACATCCGTTCATACGGAGAAGACAGGGCAAAGAGCCCGTTATCCACCTCCATCCCAAGCTCGCCCCGATCCTGGGGGAGACATTGGGCGTTATCCTTTTCCAGGAACAGATCCTGCAGGTGGCAATGGAAATTGCCGGTTTCTCCGCAGGTGAGGCAAACAAGCTGAGAAAGACAATGGGACGCAAGAACGCGCGCGAAGAGCTCATGAACTGGCGCGAGCGGTTTATACAAGGGGCGCTGAAACAGGGAATAGAAAGACAGCTTGCGATTAAAATATTTGAGCATATCAGCAATTTCGCAGAATTCGGTTTTTGCAAGAGCCACGCGGCGAGCTTCGCGATCCTCTGT containing:
- the dnaE gene encoding DNA polymerase III subunit alpha, which gives rise to DIDIDIATHRREEVIRYAYDTYGRENAAMVCTYVTFQGRNAIREVGKALGLPAHLLDKMAKTVSSYGGAGAVESLKEVPEFRSYLNSRAWTYFSTLCTAIADFPRHLSIHVGGMIITPRPIAEIVPQEHARAEGRIVCQWDKDAVDDAGLIKFDLLGLRMLSLIDEARELVRQHRGVPIDFDNMDFDDSCVYQLICDADTVGVFQVESRAQMQTVPKVQPRSIEDITVEVAIVRPGPLQGNMVHPFIRRRQGKEPVIHLHPKLAPILGETLGVILFQEQILQVAMEIAGFSAGEANKLRKTMGRKNAREELMNWRERFIQGALKQGIERQLAIKIFEHISNFAEFGFCKSHAASFAILCYRSAYLKRYYPAEFYCALLNNQPMGFYDPEVITGDARRHAIKVLPVDINRSMWKCSIEAHAVRTGFIYVKGIGEEKAASILKPREQGLFVSLQDFIDRTNLDSLSLQNLIAVGAFETLRRSRRQLLWQAEAIKMAGGLLSMGVIQEEELPIPEMTRGEETITDYAYQGFSAAHHIMELCRERLNGLKAVKSAELARFRSGATVLVGGYIVCLQMPPTAKGFAFLTMEDEEGLINIVVAPDVYRAHRALIRLDPLLLVQGTLEKKDGLINVKAIHFQTLKK